One stretch of Macaca nemestrina isolate mMacNem1 chromosome 17, mMacNem.hap1, whole genome shotgun sequence DNA includes these proteins:
- the LOC105472128 gene encoding voltage-gated delayed rectifier potassium channel KCNH4 isoform X2 codes for MPVMKGLLAPQNTFLDTIATRFDGTHSNFLLANAQGPRGFPIVYCSDGFCELTGYGRTEVMQKTCSCRFLYGPETSEPALQRLHKALEGHQEHRTEICFYRKDGSAFWCLLDMMPIKNEMGEVVLFLFSFKDITQSGSPGLGPQGGRRDSNHENSLGRRGATWKFRSARRRSRTVLHRLTGHFGRRGQGGMKANNNVFEPKPSVPEYKVASVGGSRCLLLHYSVPKAIWDGLILLATFYVAVTVPYNVCFSGDDDTPITSRHTLVSDIAVEMLFILDIILNFRTTYVSQSGQVISAPRSIGLHYLATWFFVDLIAALPFDLLYVFNITVTSLVHLLKTVRLLRLLRLLQKLERYSQCSAVVLTLLMSVFALLAHWMACIWYVIGRREMEANDPLLWDIGWLHELGKRLEVPYVNGSVGGPSRRSAYIAALYFTLSSLTSVGFGNVCANTDAEKIFSICTMLIGALMHAVVFGNVTAIIQRMYSRRSLYHSRMKDLKDFISVHRLPRPLKQRMLEYFQTTWAVNSGIDANELLRDFPDELRADIAMHLNREILQLPLFGAASRGCLRALSLHIKTSFCAPGEYLLRRGDALQAHYYVCSGSLEVLRDNMVLAILGKGDLIGADIPEPGQEAGLGADPSFVLKTSADVKALTYCGLQQLSSQGLAEVLRLYPEYGAAFRAGLPRDLTFNLRQGSDTSGLSRFSRSPRLSQPRSESLGSSSDKTLPSITEAESGTEPGGGPRPRRPLLLPNLSPARPRGSLVSLLGEELPPFSALVSSPSLSPSLSPALAGQSHSASPHSPPRCSAAWKPPQLLIPPLGTFGPPDLSPRIVDGIEDSGSTAEAPSFRFSRRPEPPRPRSQVPPTGTRPSPELASEAEEVKEKVCRLNQEISRLNQEVSQLSRELRHIMALLQARLGPPGHPAGSAWTPDPPCPQLRPPGLSPCASRPSPSLQDTTLAEVHCPASVGTMETGTAPLDLRPSILPPYPSEPDPLGPSPVPEASPPTPSLMRHSFQSRSDTFH; via the exons ATGCCGGTCATGAAGGGGTTGCTGGCCCCGCAAAACACCTTCCTGGACACCATCGCCACCCGTTTTGACGGAACGC ACAGCAACTTCCTGCTAGCCAACGCACAGGGCCCACGGGGCTTTCCCATCGTCTACTGCTCTGACGGCTTCTGCGAGCTCACGGGCTACGGTCGCACTGAAGTCATGCAGAAGACCTGCAGCTGCCGTTTCCTCTATGGCCCAGAGACCAGCGAGCCAGCCCTGCAGCGTCTGCACAAAGCCCTGGAGGGCCACCAGGAGCACCGCACTGAAATCTGCTTCTACCGCAAGGATG GCTCGGCCTTTTGGTGCCTCCTGGACATGATGCCCATCAAGAATGAGATGGGGGAGGTCGTGCTGTTCCTCTTTTCCTTCAAGGATATCACTCAGAGTGGAAGCCCAGGACTTGGCCCCCAAGGAGGCCGCAGGGACAGTAATCATG AAAACTCCCTTGGTAGAAGGGGAGCCACCTGGAAATTTCGGTCTGCCAGAAGACGGAGCCGTACTGTCCTACACCGACTGACTGGCCACTTTGGCCGCCGGGGCCAGGGAGGCATGAAGGCCAATAAT AACGTGTTTGAGCCAAAGCCATCAGTGCCCGAGTACAAGGTGGCCTCCGTGGGGGGGTCTCGCTGCCTCCTCCTCCACTACAGCGTCCCCAAGGCCATCTGGGACGGCCTTATCCTCCTTGCTACCTTCTACGTTGCGGTCACCGTCCCCTACAACGTCTGTTTCTCGGGTGACGATGACACCCCCATCACTTCGCGACACACCCTTGTCAGCGACATCGCCGTGGAGATGCTCTTCATCCTGG ATATCATCCTGAACTTCCGCACCACCTATGTGTCCCAGTCTGGCCAGGTAATCTCTGCTCCTCGTTCCATTGGCCTCCACTACCTGGCCACCTGGTTCTTCGTCGATCTTATTGCTGCTCTGCCCTTTGATCTGCTTTACGTCTTCAACATCACCGTG ACCTCGCTGGTGCACCTGCTGAAGACAGTGCGGCTGCTGCGGCTGCTGCGGCTGCTGCAGAAGCTGGAGCGGTACTCTCAGTGCAGTGCTGTGGTGCTCACGCTGCTCATGTCGGTCTTTGCGCTCCTTGCCCACTGGATGGCCTGCATCTGGTACGTCATCGGGCGCCGCGAGATGGAGGCCAATGACCCGCTGCTCTGGGACATTG GCTGGTTGCACGAGCTGGGCAAGCGTCTGGAGGTGCCCTACGTCAATGGCTCAGTGGGCGGCCCATCGCGGCGCAGCGCCTACATTGCGGCACTGTACTTCACTCTAAGCAGCCTTACCAGCGTAGGCTTTGGCAACGTGTGTGCCAACACCGACGCCGAGAAGATCTTCTCCATCTGCACGATGCTCATAGGCG CCCTGATGCACGCTGTGGTGTTCGGGAACGTGACAGCCATCATCCAGCGCATGTACTCGCGCCGCTCGCTCTACCACAGCCGCATGAAGGACCTCAAGGACTTCATCAGTGTGCACCGCCTGCCGCGGCCGCTCAAGCAGCGCATGCTCGAATACTTCCAGACCACGTGGGCCGTCAACAGCGGCATCGACGCCAACGAG TTACTGCGTGACTTCCCAGACGAGCTGAGAGCTGACATTGCTATGCACCTGAATCGGGAGATCTTGCAGCTGCCGCTGTTCGGGGCAGCCAGCAGGGGCTGCCTGCGGGCCCTATCGCTGCACATCAAGACCTCGTTCTGCGCTCCGGGCGAGTACCTGTTGCGCCGTGGGGATGCCCTGCAGGCACACTACTATGTCTGCTCCGGCTCACTTGAGGTGCTCCGAGACAACATGGTGCTGGCCATCCTGG GGAAGGGGGACCTGATTGGAGCAGATATCCCTGAGCCGGGGCAGGAGGCTGGGTTGGGAGCAGACCCAAGCTTCGTGCTGAAGACCAGTGCTGATGTGAAAGCTCTGACCTACTGTGGCCTGCAGCAGCTGAGCAGCCAAGGGCTGGCTGAGGTCCTGAGGCTCTATCCTGAGTATGGGGCTGCCTTCCGGGCTGGCCTGCCCCGGGACCTCACCTTCAACCTGCGCCAGGGCTCTGACACCAGT GGCCTCAGCCGCTTTTCCCGATCCCCTCGCCTCTCCCAG CCCCGCTCAGAAAGCCTCGGCTCCTCCTCAGACAAGACGCTGCCATCCATCACAGAGGCCGAGAGTGGCACGGAGCCTGGGGGTGGTCCCAGGCCCCGACGGCCCCTCCTGCTGCCCAACCTCAGTCCAGCACGGCCTCGGGGCTCCCTGGTCAGCCTTTTGGGCGAGGAGCTGCCCCCATTCTCAGCCCttgtctcctctccttccttaTCCCCGTCCCTGTCCCCTGCCCTGGCTGGCCAGAGCCACAGCGCCTCCCCTCACAGCCCCCCCAGGTGCTCTGCTGCCTGGAAGCCCCCTCAGCTTCTCATTCCCCCACTGGGAACATTTGGACCTCCGGACCTCAGTCCCCG GATAGTGGATGGCATTGAGGACTCTGGCAGCACAGCTGAGGCCCCTTCATTCCGGTTCAGCAGGAGGCCTGAGCCACCAAGGCCCCGCTCCCAGGTGCCCCCTACAG GGACCAGGCCCAGCCCAGAATTGGCCAGTGAGGCTGAGGAGGTGAAGGAAAAGGTCTGCCGGCTGAACCAGGAG ATCTCTCGTCTCAATCAGGAGGTGTCTCAGCTTAGCCGGGAGCTGCGGCACATCATGGCCCTGCTGCAGGCCAGGCTGGGTCCACCAGGCCACCCAGCAGGCTCCGCTTGGACCCCAGACCCTCCTTGTCCACAGCTGAGGCcaccaggcctctctccttgtgCGTCCAGACCATCACCCAGCCTCCAGGATACTACGCTTGCTGAAGTTCACTGCCCAGCCAGTGTGGGGACCATGGAGACAGGGACTGCGCCCCTGGACTTGAGACCTTCCATATTGCCCCCCTACCCCTCAGAGCCTGACCCTCTGGGACCCTCTCCAGTGCCAGAggcctcacccccaaccccaagCCTCATGAGGCACAGTTTCCAGTCCAGGTCAGACACGTTCCACTGA
- the LOC105472128 gene encoding voltage-gated delayed rectifier potassium channel KCNH4 isoform X3 has product MPVMKGLLAPQNTFLDTIATRFDGTHSNFLLANAQGPRGFPIVYCSDGFCELTGYGRTEVMQKTCSCRFLYGPETSEPALQRLHKALEGHQEHRTEICFYRKDENSLGRRGATWKFRSARRRSRTVLHRLTGHFGRRGQGGMKANNNVFEPKPSVPEYKVASVGGSRCLLLHYSVPKAIWDGLILLATFYVAVTVPYNVCFSGDDDTPITSRHTLVSDIAVEMLFILDIILNFRTTYVSQSGQVISAPRSIGLHYLATWFFVDLIAALPFDLLYVFNITVTSLVHLLKTVRLLRLLRLLQKLERYSQCSAVVLTLLMSVFALLAHWMACIWYVIGRREMEANDPLLWDIGWLHELGKRLEVPYVNGSVGGPSRRSAYIAALYFTLSSLTSVGFGNVCANTDAEKIFSICTMLIGGEARPATPQWGPAKPSVHGETEAQRGQGICSSPDARCGVRERDSHHPAHVLAPLALPQPHEGPQGLHQCAPPAAAAQAAHARILPDHVGRQQRHRRQRDELRADIAMHLNREILQLPLFGAASRGCLRALSLHIKTSFCAPGEYLLRRGDALQAHYYVCSGSLEVLRDNMVLAILGKGDLIGADIPEPGQEAGLGADPSFVLKTSADVKALTYCGLQQLSSQGLAEVLRLYPEYGAAFRAGLPRDLTFNLRQGSDTSGLSRFSRSPRLSQPRSESLGSSSDKTLPSITEAESGTEPGGGPRPRRPLLLPNLSPARPRGSLVSLLGEELPPFSALVSSPSLSPSLSPALAGQSHSASPHSPPRCSAAWKPPQLLIPPLGTFGPPDLSPRIVDGIEDSGSTAEAPSFRFSRRPEPPRPRSQVPPTGTRPSPELASEAEEVKEKVCRLNQEISRLNQEVSQLSRELRHIMALLQARLGPPGHPAGSAWTPDPPCPQLRPPGLSPCASRPSPSLQDTTLAEVHCPASVGTMETGTAPLDLRPSILPPYPSEPDPLGPSPVPEASPPTPSLMRHSFQSRSDTFH; this is encoded by the exons ATGCCGGTCATGAAGGGGTTGCTGGCCCCGCAAAACACCTTCCTGGACACCATCGCCACCCGTTTTGACGGAACGC ACAGCAACTTCCTGCTAGCCAACGCACAGGGCCCACGGGGCTTTCCCATCGTCTACTGCTCTGACGGCTTCTGCGAGCTCACGGGCTACGGTCGCACTGAAGTCATGCAGAAGACCTGCAGCTGCCGTTTCCTCTATGGCCCAGAGACCAGCGAGCCAGCCCTGCAGCGTCTGCACAAAGCCCTGGAGGGCCACCAGGAGCACCGCACTGAAATCTGCTTCTACCGCAAGGATG AAAACTCCCTTGGTAGAAGGGGAGCCACCTGGAAATTTCGGTCTGCCAGAAGACGGAGCCGTACTGTCCTACACCGACTGACTGGCCACTTTGGCCGCCGGGGCCAGGGAGGCATGAAGGCCAATAAT AACGTGTTTGAGCCAAAGCCATCAGTGCCCGAGTACAAGGTGGCCTCCGTGGGGGGGTCTCGCTGCCTCCTCCTCCACTACAGCGTCCCCAAGGCCATCTGGGACGGCCTTATCCTCCTTGCTACCTTCTACGTTGCGGTCACCGTCCCCTACAACGTCTGTTTCTCGGGTGACGATGACACCCCCATCACTTCGCGACACACCCTTGTCAGCGACATCGCCGTGGAGATGCTCTTCATCCTGG ATATCATCCTGAACTTCCGCACCACCTATGTGTCCCAGTCTGGCCAGGTAATCTCTGCTCCTCGTTCCATTGGCCTCCACTACCTGGCCACCTGGTTCTTCGTCGATCTTATTGCTGCTCTGCCCTTTGATCTGCTTTACGTCTTCAACATCACCGTG ACCTCGCTGGTGCACCTGCTGAAGACAGTGCGGCTGCTGCGGCTGCTGCGGCTGCTGCAGAAGCTGGAGCGGTACTCTCAGTGCAGTGCTGTGGTGCTCACGCTGCTCATGTCGGTCTTTGCGCTCCTTGCCCACTGGATGGCCTGCATCTGGTACGTCATCGGGCGCCGCGAGATGGAGGCCAATGACCCGCTGCTCTGGGACATTG GCTGGTTGCACGAGCTGGGCAAGCGTCTGGAGGTGCCCTACGTCAATGGCTCAGTGGGCGGCCCATCGCGGCGCAGCGCCTACATTGCGGCACTGTACTTCACTCTAAGCAGCCTTACCAGCGTAGGCTTTGGCAACGTGTGTGCCAACACCGACGCCGAGAAGATCTTCTCCATCTGCACGATGCTCATAGGCGGTGAGGCCAGACCTGCCACGCCTCAGTGGGGCCCTGCGAAGCCCAGCGTGcacggggaaactgaggcccagagagggcaaggCATCTGCTCGAG CCCTGATGCACGCTGTGGTGTTCGGGAACGTGACAGCCATCATCCAGCGCATGTACTCGCGCCGCTCGCTCTACCACAGCCGCATGAAGGACCTCAAGGACTTCATCAGTGTGCACCGCCTGCCGCGGCCGCTCAAGCAGCGCATGCTCGAATACTTCCAGACCACGTGGGCCGTCAACAGCGGCATCGACGCCAACGAG ACGAGCTGAGAGCTGACATTGCTATGCACCTGAATCGGGAGATCTTGCAGCTGCCGCTGTTCGGGGCAGCCAGCAGGGGCTGCCTGCGGGCCCTATCGCTGCACATCAAGACCTCGTTCTGCGCTCCGGGCGAGTACCTGTTGCGCCGTGGGGATGCCCTGCAGGCACACTACTATGTCTGCTCCGGCTCACTTGAGGTGCTCCGAGACAACATGGTGCTGGCCATCCTGG GGAAGGGGGACCTGATTGGAGCAGATATCCCTGAGCCGGGGCAGGAGGCTGGGTTGGGAGCAGACCCAAGCTTCGTGCTGAAGACCAGTGCTGATGTGAAAGCTCTGACCTACTGTGGCCTGCAGCAGCTGAGCAGCCAAGGGCTGGCTGAGGTCCTGAGGCTCTATCCTGAGTATGGGGCTGCCTTCCGGGCTGGCCTGCCCCGGGACCTCACCTTCAACCTGCGCCAGGGCTCTGACACCAGT GGCCTCAGCCGCTTTTCCCGATCCCCTCGCCTCTCCCAG CCCCGCTCAGAAAGCCTCGGCTCCTCCTCAGACAAGACGCTGCCATCCATCACAGAGGCCGAGAGTGGCACGGAGCCTGGGGGTGGTCCCAGGCCCCGACGGCCCCTCCTGCTGCCCAACCTCAGTCCAGCACGGCCTCGGGGCTCCCTGGTCAGCCTTTTGGGCGAGGAGCTGCCCCCATTCTCAGCCCttgtctcctctccttccttaTCCCCGTCCCTGTCCCCTGCCCTGGCTGGCCAGAGCCACAGCGCCTCCCCTCACAGCCCCCCCAGGTGCTCTGCTGCCTGGAAGCCCCCTCAGCTTCTCATTCCCCCACTGGGAACATTTGGACCTCCGGACCTCAGTCCCCG GATAGTGGATGGCATTGAGGACTCTGGCAGCACAGCTGAGGCCCCTTCATTCCGGTTCAGCAGGAGGCCTGAGCCACCAAGGCCCCGCTCCCAGGTGCCCCCTACAG GGACCAGGCCCAGCCCAGAATTGGCCAGTGAGGCTGAGGAGGTGAAGGAAAAGGTCTGCCGGCTGAACCAGGAG ATCTCTCGTCTCAATCAGGAGGTGTCTCAGCTTAGCCGGGAGCTGCGGCACATCATGGCCCTGCTGCAGGCCAGGCTGGGTCCACCAGGCCACCCAGCAGGCTCCGCTTGGACCCCAGACCCTCCTTGTCCACAGCTGAGGCcaccaggcctctctccttgtgCGTCCAGACCATCACCCAGCCTCCAGGATACTACGCTTGCTGAAGTTCACTGCCCAGCCAGTGTGGGGACCATGGAGACAGGGACTGCGCCCCTGGACTTGAGACCTTCCATATTGCCCCCCTACCCCTCAGAGCCTGACCCTCTGGGACCCTCTCCAGTGCCAGAggcctcacccccaaccccaagCCTCATGAGGCACAGTTTCCAGTCCAGGTCAGACACGTTCCACTGA